GTCATCCAAATCGCGGTGATCAATCAACAATCGCGCGCCTGATGTACTGGAAACGACGGTAAAGGTCACATGGCTTTCGCCACCGCGCTGGTCATCGTCGTCGTGCCAACCCCAGGTGAAACCAACCGATTTGGGTGCATCCACATGGGTCACATGGCCCGACACCTTGAATTGTTGACCCTCGCCGTTGCGCATGATCGAAAACCACGGCCCGGTGCGGTTAAAGTTCAGGTCATGCTCGGGCACGTCCAT
This portion of the Parasedimentitalea marina genome encodes:
- a CDS encoding SRPBCC family protein, whose protein sequence is MTDLRLEREFSVTPERLFHWITTPEKLLKWWGPEGMDVPEHDLNFNRTGPWFSIMRNGEGQQFKVSGHVTHVDAPKSVGFTWGWHDDDDQRGGESHVTFTVVSSTSGARLLIDHRDLDDSEQSARHESGWTSSLRKLATNIT